ttttttggtttcttatttttcaatggAACCAGAAACAAATAATGATAGCGACTCTCAAGTTGATCAACGTAAAATTCCCATTCTCACTCATGgatctttttttcacaaaCGCAATCCGTTGACTTAATTGATGGTGAGTTTatcgtttttcaaaatttttgtttgtaacaTGGACATGATAAAACATCTCTTTGAGTTGTGGCTTCGTCGAATTCTTTCGTACTTTTTGATTAGCAAAAAACTATCTTTTAAATTTGAGTTTCATCAATCATTTTTAAAGAGGCTATCTCCCAAATCGATGACAATTTCTTCATTATTTGagaaaaaatttcatatttgtAGCATGAGTCAAACgagacaaaaatttttaagcaAAAAAATCTCCCTTTTTGGATGGCAGTTGACTTACTGATAATTCATCCGATTcctttattattaaatattcggtggaatttcgttttttttagcTAAAGCCATTTTTAAAGTGGAAAAGCGAATGCATCTGCGACTTGTCTGGACTCGcatgaaaaaaaactgaagaaagACTGATGACTGTTGGTAGTTGCGTGTATCGTGATGCGTCTACCACTTTTCATTGAGAATATGAAGTTGGGATAACTGGAGACACTTCATAAAATACCTCATGGACCATGAGGTATAACCATGGTAAAACCTCGTGTCATTTCAAGACATGCTGTTTACTGTTGACGCTTAATCTAATTTTTTGTGTAGCAACTAATTCAACATTCAAAATTAACGCGGAGTCGATGTGGATAAATGGCGTCTTCTGTGGGATCGTTTAGTTGTCAAAGAGATGTTTtgcaaaaaattaaacattataCACATGAAAATGTAGTCTGTAAAATAACGATTCTGAATATACGGAGATTAACTTATCTTATGAAAAATTTAAGCGAAATTTTCCCATGACACTGGAGCCACCGTGTAAATTTCCATAAGGTAGACAGAAAGTAGgaaatttccatttgtttttttgtgtacaGACCACAATTTTCATGATGGGGGACGGGTAGGGGAGTCTGATAAGGCGTCGCTTGGTGATCAGGGGCACCATCACACCTGAGTTCGACTTTCCTGGTGAGCATAGTTGGTTCCATACCCGGGCACTACCACTAGTAGTGGTCCACTACACATACAATTCAGACCTCTTCCTAAACAGCCGAGCACTAGCGCCAAATCGTACACAATGAGGGTACAGTAGTATCCTTCAAAAAAATCTGAacggcgatttttttttcaaatagccaCCTATCCATATTGCGGGGAACTGGGTTTGGTTTATAGGCCGAATTTGGGGGGTtagaatcaaaaagaaaggTGCCTCCTCGCCGTTCAACATTCCAAGCTAGTTGGTCTTGTGTAAAGGTCGACACAACAGAATCATTGTGTCACCGAtacgaagaacttaaatactatGAGGCTACTTTACTCACAATGTAAAAGTGAAGTGTCTAAGACCAACGGAAATAGTTTAAGGCTAAACAATGTATTgataacggacagatcatacaataaggttatctaataatattaaatagtgAGACGAGAAATAAGTGAGACAATACTACttgtatggagaaaatgtggtagcgggctGAGTGGTTAGGCTTGTCGAGAAACGGCAAGTTTCGAAGTACATTTGGAAATTGCACTtagcttaaataacaggcactgagcacaaggggaaaatataactaatacaataccaaaaggagagtgcgactgtaacacaatggtagtgtgaatgccgtgGGAGAATGCAGTACAGAATAACCtttacatacagtttttatactaattctGGTTTCACGGTTAGCATAGGCCTAGAAAGGGAGGAGTcatgtttaggcctagagaggatagtatagggaaacgtgagcAGACACGTTAAGACATGATCAGAGCggagacggacgaaaagggagtttgttattgaaaagcgttgaatgaaaaaggaaatatatttatatagtgtcaaaaaagataaaaatacgcctaaagttaatatagcaaaaagggaaaggggatagtaaaaagggaaaaggacGGGCAAGTTGCCGGcagagatggggcgagttggcggcagattcaaatggtagcagcctcctctggtatgagatggagtatagcggaaacgacatctagtagtctacgttagagattgtcttgtagaaaaggaaagtaacagaaaaacgggagtcggccgagcgttctgttacacTTGCAGCTGCAGTTTCATGCTTAATTTTTCAATGATGTAAACAGCGACCGTCTCTTTGATTCGACTGAGGTAAAAAGTATGCGTTCTTATCTTTTCTAGATTGTaccggaagatttgttggTCGTTCTTGCACTCGAGCTTCTTCATAGCCTGTAAAAGGACTGCTCGCATTACATCTCGGTGCCCACACGAAAGTCATTAATCGGATGAAGACTTCGACTTAGGCTTCCTCTGTTCCAATCAGTCCATGCACCAAGTCCAGACATTCTTTCCTTAAATTGCGTTTGAAAAGCGCAAGCTTCACTCCTGATCTGTATCGTGCATAAAAGCTTTGATCAAGTCAATCCAGCCAAACCAGTCTAATGTCTTTCCGCTGAAAGGTTTCAGATCTGCTTTGACGGATGGGCGTGCCCCAGCTTCTGTCTGATGCGCTTTTGTGGCTTCCCACAGCATACTTGTCAAAACAATCTTCAAGATACATCGATTGGAgaagtaaattttgttttctctgtaATCGTATCCACTCTATCACTGAATCGGGTGCTAGATTTGAAAGGTTAAGTTCCTCCAATCCTTGATTCAACAattctaattctttttctgctgCTTCAAAAGTGGCTTGGGCGTCATTCATTTGGTTCTGCGCTAGTTCAGCAGCCTTCCAAGTTGGTTCAACGGCTTTTGTTTCTGCTTAGGGGAGAACGAAGCAGTTAGGGTTGTGTGTATGTTGGCACTATCGATATTGAGGTATGTTTTAATGAAATCTAAGTGTCGGAAAAATTCATGGTTATGCAACCCGAAAATCTccatcctttaaaaaaatcattaaaaaagtcGCCAAGGGTTTAGTTATAAATGAAACAACAATTTTGGCGCCTTAAAATCGTGTCAACAGCTTTGacagattttttcatttgacggGTTTCAGAAAtataataacattttcaaaaataatgttcttcaaggaaattcttttttctttcaatcccATATTTAAGTTCATTATTACTCCTTAGAGGAGTgactgaaaaattaatttgattaacGACACCTATTTTTGAGGCAAACTGGCAAAGCAAAGGGGGGAGGGCAGATTGTGGGTACAAAATCTCTGTCGTCTAACGTCAAAATGGTGACTCTCAAATCTgtcaaatttgtgaaatgtaaGATGATTAGGCATTATATTAGAAAAACTGAACGTTGTATGTATCCAGATGGTTACATTTTGAAAACTGTCAAGAAAGTTGTTGCTGAAAAAAAAGTATGTGATGTTTCCAAAGAAACCTCCAtcccaaaaatatttctactgaGATATGTTAAAAATGTCTTGGCTGCTGGAATTCAAGATAAGGCTGAAGCAACTAAAATTATTGGGGGTTACCAAAAATCTCGTAAGGTAAATCCACTTATGAGTTTTACTGTATATGAGTTGCAATGTTAACTCTTTCATGTTCGCTCTAGGTTTTCAGCAGTGAACAAGAAAGCAATCTTAGCAATTACGTCAAAAGGGCCAGTGACATTTATCATGGAATCACTACCACAGACATGAGAAGATTGGCTTATCAGTACACTACccaagaaaaatgtattgtcCCTCCCCGTCTGCCTTGCGGTATCTGCCGCAGGGAAGTCCATGGCACCACTCTTTGTCTTTCCACGGTTTTTTCAACTAAAATATGGTGTTTTGCTAAGAAATTTGTCTGTTTCTTTCAGAGATCATTTTAAGGAATATTTCCTCAATGGTGCTCCTCTCGGTTCTGCTGGTTCAGCCAACAAGTCTGGCTGGATGTCAGACCAAGATTTCGTTTTGTTCATGATACACTTCATACAGCACGTTCGGTCTTCGAAAGAGAACGAACAACGAAGTTCTTTTATTACTCGATAACCAGTGCAGTGTCTGTGAGTGAAATGTTGATTATGGCTCATGCAAATTGTGTTGACTTAGAGTAGGTGGTTTTGTGAGTTGATTATTCATAGCTGTCTTTATTcatggccatttttgtttgtgatttTTACATTCGTCATGTATCGTCAATATTtctaagaagaatatatacATTAAAATCGTAAcgttctttattcttttccatttcttctctGTAATTTTGTGCTGGGCGACTAAAGGCGATTTCTGAAAGATCGAATCAGCTATGcggttttgttttcactttgttATTCATAGGCGCGCGTTGAATACAATCGAAAGCATCTTGTCCGGTGGCGTCCGGTGGCTTTCAAATTCTTCGTGAATAATTCCTTGAGGCTATGGTTGAACTTCCTCGCGATAAAGTTTTTTAAGGCGTAAAAAAAGgcttggaaaaataatatttgtgTTCTTATAACCTTGAATCTCCGAGCCAAACACAACTGCTGATGCCTCAAGGTCTAATTTGTGTTTCAAAACTCAAATGCCCCGTGgatattgttttgtttcatttataaTATAAAAGTCTCGACTCCTTTCAGTCCCTGATTCAGCGTGTGATTCAGTTAACCTTCGTGGTTTCGTTGATTTAGTAGCCTTATATTTCTCTTCCTATTGCATCTCGACTTCCTGGACAATGCATTGCACGCGCATTGCGGTGAGATAAATACAAAGCGTATAATTTTATTCGGTTCATTTACGTTTACTAAGATAAGATATTGTTTTCGATTTCAggtaattgttttatttgtattttcacTGGTCGGTGTTTTAACTGCTGTGGAGGACAAATCAACAATTAGGGCTGCCATTGGTAATCTATCACATCAGCAAGTTAGATCTTCCAAACATATCTTAATCGCGCCATATCGTTTACTTGTTTCAGAAAAAATTACTGAAGACTGGGGCAGCGGACGTACTTCAAGTAAGTGCTGGCAAATGTAATAAATCCGACTCTTTTATGTTACAAGTGGTGTCATTTAATTAGGCGACGGCTGCATTTGGAAAGGCACTTCCCCATTTTGTGATGGAGGTTGCAATGTGGTGGGGCACGTCGTTCGCCAAACTAGCGCAACAGGTGACGGAGAAAAGTGTTTGACTGGCCTCAAAGTACTTTGCTGCCCTTCTGCTGCTGCGTAAACTGGGAATCACAATTCCTCAAATATATCCCCCTGGAAACTTGCTTTTTATCAAACTGTAATCTGAACTATAGTTTTCTTTGCGCTGAAATtatgaaaagaatttgaaattcccATACCATTAAGCCTAATGCTTTCTTATTATTCCTTTCGCTAACTATAAAGCAAAATGTAGGCCTttgtgcaaataaaaaatcaaattttcaattattactAGATTATAAATTATAATACTGCCAAAACATTTAAGAAGGTATTAAAACTTCTGTATAAACTTGTATACAAGTAAAATACTTTCAAGCTGTTTATATGATTGCATTTGTGGAGGCaacaatttaagaaaaacgccaGCCGTCCAATCAGGTCCTATGAACTACTTTCCCTTTGGcgcaagagaaaacaaagggatggaagcggaaaaaaggggaattattaaatttcgtttttcaacTTGAAAGGAAACCAAGACaatatcataaaaaaattgagaatcaGACCTGAAATAAAGCTAACGCaggtctatttttaaaaaaagtcgcgtttccctagccctagccgttcaactgcaaaaaaactacaaaaatctgaaaaaaatcagaggtgTTCTCACTACCTCTACATATGCACAtacgaaatttgaaaatatttggttaaaaactgtagtactgagaggactgcaaaacagcgtttttgcataaggtcctctcgggcttccaaagactttcggtaggtactgtatatagCTTATAGTTGGCAGAGTGGTCCAGACTCGAGATTGTAAATTGCAGTTTTTAGACTGCACATAGATTCGTGATTCACGCTGTAATTGTCAGTGCAAGTCCATATGTTACTATAGTTCAATTTCGGCTCAACGGAAGATCCTTTTTGAAAATGGGCGCAGCAGCTTTGGAAAAAATCTTTATGGACTAGATAAACCGGGAAGCTAAAAATGTAAAGCGTAGCAAAGAAAAAGCGATAGCAAGAGAAATCCCattgaataaaaacaacaaacaagaaaaaa
The sequence above is drawn from the Daphnia pulicaria isolate SC F1-1A chromosome 1, SC_F0-13Bv2, whole genome shotgun sequence genome and encodes:
- the LOC124322791 gene encoding uncharacterized protein LOC124322791: MVTLKSVKFVKCKMIRHYIRKTERCMYPDGYILKTVKKVVAEKKVCDVSKETSIPKIFLLRYVKNVLAAGIQDKAEATKIIGGYQKSRKVFSSEQESNLSNYVKRASDIYHGITTTDMRRLAYQYTTQEKCIVPPRLPCGICRREVHGTTLCLSTEYFLNGAPLGSAGSANKSGWMSDQDFVLFMIHFIQHVRSSKENEQRSSFITR